One stretch of Callospermophilus lateralis isolate mCalLat2 chromosome 11, mCalLat2.hap1, whole genome shotgun sequence DNA includes these proteins:
- the Aipl1 gene encoding aryl-hydrocarbon-interacting protein-like 1, whose translation MDTTMLLNVEGVKKTILHGGTGELPNFITGSRVTFHFRTTKCDEERTVIDDSKQVGHPMNIIMGNMFKLEVWETLLKSMRINEVAEFWCDIIHTGVYPILSRSLRQVAEGKDPTEWHVHTCGLANMFAYHTLGYEDLDELQKEPQPLIFVIELLQVEAPSEYQRETWNLNNQEKMQAVPILHGEGNRLFKLGRYEDASSKYQEAIVCLRNLQTKEKPWDVQWLKLEKMINTLILNYCQCLLKKEEYYEVLEHTSDILRHHPGIAKAYYVRARAHAEVWNAAEAKADLEKVLELEPSMRKAVHKELRLLESRMAEKEEEERLRCKNMLG comes from the exons ATGGACACCACCATGCTCCTGAATGTGGAAGGGGTCAAGAAGACCATTCTGCACGGGGGCACAGGGGAGCTCCCAAACTTCATCACAGGATCCCGA GTGACCTTTCATTTCCGCACCACAAAATGCGACGAGGAGCGCACGGTGATAGATGACAGCAAGCAGGTGGGCCATCCCATGAACATCATCATGGGGAACATGTTCAAGCTCGAAGTCTGGGAAACCCTGCTGAAGTCCATGCGGATCAACGAGGTGGCAGAGTTCTGGTGTGACATCATC CACACAGGGGTCTACCCCATCCTGTCCCGGAGCCTGCGGCAGGTAGCCGAGGGCAAGGACCCCACGGAGTGGCACGTCCACACATGTGGGCTGGCTAATATGTTTGCATACCACACGCTGGGCTACGAGGACCTGGATGAGCTGCAGAAGGAGCCGCAGCCTCTGATATTTGTGATAGAGCTGCTCCAG GTTGAGGCCCCGAGCGAATACCAGCGGGAGACGTGGAATCTGAACAAccaggagaagatgcaggcagtgcCCATCCTCCACGGAGAAGGAAACAGGCTCTTCAAGCTTGGCCGCTATGAGGATGCTTCCTCCAAGTACCAGGAAGCTATCGTGTGCCTGCGGAACCTGCAGACCAAG GAGAAGCCCTGGGATGTGCAGTGGCTGAAACTGGAAAAGATGATCAACACCTTGATCCTCAACTACTGTCAGTGTCTGCTGAAGAAGGAGGAGTACTACGAGGTGCTGGAGCACACCAGCGACATCCTCCGCCATCACCCAG GCATCGCGAAGGCCTACTACGTGCGCGCCCGGGCTCACGCGGAGGTGTGGAACGCGGCCGAGGCCAAGGCGGACCTGGAAAAAGTGCTGGAGCTGGAGCCGTCCATGCGCAAGGCGGTGCATAAGGAGCTGAGGCTGCTGGAGAGCCGCATGgccgagaaggaggaggaggagcggcTGCGCTGCAAGAACATGCTGGGCTAG